TTTCATGAAAATTCATTTAATGATGCTCTATTACTATGACTAATATATCAATTCAACATAATTTTCTCTAATTaatatgaaagtaaataaaaacaaactacttCCACataatgaaaagtattttaacCAAATGATGACGGACTTGTTCTCAGTTAAGTATATATTTTGAAACAGTTCTAAAGCTACTAAAGAccgaaaagataaaataaatcatattatCCCATAATGCATCATTGATCAAAGAAAAAACACCCACTAAGATTTTAATTCATTAGGAAAGTCTCAGCATTTATAATTGCAGTCTGTTCTTTCTACTTCACTTAATGGcaccattccttccctccttcccttcttggCATTTGTCTTCacactggaggaggaggaggacataATTGTGCCCATACCAAGCCTGATTCTTCTTCTGCACCTTGATTCTGGGAGCAGCAATTAGGTGCATAATTACCTGAGGTTACCATGAAAATTTTCTTCAGAGCTGTCAGTCATTCCTTAAACTACTCTCGcaaatgctttttcctttttggaagTACTGTCATTCGAACCACATTATTCGCCCCATCCAAGCTCTCCATTCTCTATAAGAACTTCTAGGGTGCTTGTGAAGCTTTAGAGGGCAAGTCTCATCTCAGAAATCATACTACTTGTAAGCTCGAAGCAGATTACGTTATTTTACAATCCTTGCTACAGGACAGAAAGTGAGTGTTGAGTAGGTAATTCTCCTAatttgaaaacagagaaacaggtACAGAAAGAGATCGAGCAACTTAGTAATAATCCCTGACCTTTGGTTAGCACTTTTACTTTATGCATTATGTTGTATCACATGACCTGATGTTCAGAGCAAAACTTTTGAAGGTAGGAAGAGCAGATATTCTTTGAcaaatgaagacactgaggctcaaagaCAAGAGTCACTTGCCTAGGATGGCACAAGTAGAAACTGGTTTCATTGGAACTTGAACTCAGGTGCTTTGATTCCCAACCCACAGAGCCTTTACTTGTCACACCACAATGCCTCTTTCTAACTTGAACACAGCGAGGAGCAGTGTAGCCATCTTGACACTGCCAACCAAAACTTGACTCAGGGTTCACTATGCAGATGCCTtgaaatctaagggaaaaaatactGTTGTATTGAAAAAAGAATCCATGCATCATTTTCAATGAAAATAATCcatgtatcattttcaatggtgttCTATTAGTCCTAAGGCACttataaataattcatatatGAATAACCCTATAATTTCCATAATTATAAACACACGTACAAATGATAGTAGATTGAGGCAAGCTACCAGAAAGTATGTTTGGATTAAAATAGTTCGGATGGGAATGTACATTACGCAACTCTCAGAACGCATATTAAAGAACAAACTTGGTTAAAGTATTAATACAAAATGGGTTTTAAAATCCTgatttcctggggcttccctgggggcgcagtggttgagagtctgcctgccaatgtaggggacaagggttcgagccctggtctgggaagatcccacatgccgcggagcaattgggcccgtgagccacaactactgagcctgcgcgtctggagccggtGTTTCTCAACAGGAGAgtccgcgacagtgagaggcccgcataccgcgatgaagagtggcctccgcttgccgcaactagaggaagcccgtgcacagaaacgaagacccaacgtggccaaaaataaataaataaataaataattttttttttaaatcctgatttCCTGTAACAAATTTTCTAAATCtcgtttaaaaatttaaaacatgatttttttcagcTCTCATAAACTTTTTCTTCTACCATAGAAAATTGTTTTTGCCCTTGGGAAACCAACGTTCTGTTAGTTAGCTTCCTTTTAAATATGATTTGATGATTAGAAGGCCTTCAGCCGTGGGAGCGATCGTGTGGAAGAATTTATGACCTTGGGAATTTGTATGTTCAAAGGTATAACCTGGAGGAGAAGGATAACTAGGCAGGGcagatttcctgtttctttggtgCACACTTGGGAGAGTACACGGTTACGTCATCAAATGGAATAGAACTCTTAAAGGGAACATTTACAGGTTTGCAACTCTCTGTTGGAATCAATTCATGTGGCACATAGTGAGATCTGAAAGTGCTCAAACCATCAAATTTCCCAGATAGGTTGGGGCTCTGCTGCTCCTGCTTAATATTAATAAATCTTTGACAACAACTTTCCCGTGCTGGAAAATCTTCCTTCGTGGTGCTTTCTCCTTGGGAAGGAAAACTGTTATTTTTTCTACGAGAAGCTGGCCTGATGGGAGGGAACAACACATCTGGCCTCATATGGAACATAATCGATGTGGCTTGTGCTGTGTAATTGCACGATACCTGCGGGAGGGACATACTCTTTTACTTTCTTGACTTCGGGTGGTGGGATTTCCCATAGTTGAAAACTGTCACGGAATTCAGTGCTTCTTTCAAATTGAGCATTTTGGGACACTCTGGTGTATGGAGGTCTGCAGATGTTTGCATTTTCACCAACAAGCCCCTGGAAGTCATATCAGTGAGTTGTGAGATCCTCAAaaggttggttggttggttggcttgTAAACTTCTTTTGGCCTCGCAAACTTGAATTCTAGCTGATGAGGTACGTAATCAAGGTGATGACTTGTATCACCATTAAAGGGGACTGTAGAACGTTTGACTGCAGGGCTGGGTTTAAAGCTTTGCCTAGGCTTTATCTCACAAGGTACACAGTCATCCTGAAATGTTGTTTCCAAATTTCACAGTAGGGGGATAgtaattttgttcttgtttataaAGTTCACTTTTCTGAATGTCCCAAGCTCTATAAtcatcttgaaaattaaaaaacaacaaaaaaatagcacGTGTAAATACTGAAGAAAACAACCACCTTCTAAAAATCATGACTGACTTTTCTCATTGccatcctttcatttcttttagaaatcTGAACACCAATCAAGTATGAAGTTTCACTGATTCCCCTCAGATTTACGCTTTTTTCTTCACTTCCACTTTCCTTTCCCTATACTCCAATTTAATACGCGTAACTTCCCACTTTAAGATTCTTGTGATTACATCAGGGAATGGAACATCTGAGCCTGATGGTTGATAGTTTTTGAAAGCCAAGAAGGTTGTGTTTTGGGTGAAGACAGAGTTTAGGAGATTATGGTTGTGTTCCCAGGAACTGGTTGGGATTTTTGCTCTAACTTACAAAATGCTAAAGTAAAACATGAAATCTAGGGATTACCATAAAATCAAGGGCCCTCATGTGTGGGCAAAAATGATGTAGGTATTACTCCTTGCTTCGAAGGGACTcctcaaagaagagaaaatttcaaCTCCATTGTACCCTAGGAAGCCTACTGGACTCCCTGAGCAAAGACACAGGCTACAGGGTAACTGGTACTGTCCCAGAAAGATCACTGGCTTCAACTTTTCCTCTGGAGAAAACGGGCTTCAAGGCATTCCTGAATGCTAAAGGGTCATCTAGAGGTAAGGGGCAAAAACTGAGTGCTTTCTAAAATGTTAGAAATTGTACGTGGAATTTAGAAATGAATAGCAGAGCTGAGTCTGGGATTTAGTGTTAAATACCTTAATTCTGCTTCTTGCAGCTTACCTAGACCATGGATGGAAAACTGAAGTGCTTATATTTCAACTGAGGGTTATTTAGGTTTTCCATTTCTAGATAAGAAAGGTGGAAGGCTGAGAAGTACTACAGAATTGACTtcaccccaaaatatgtatttctaaataccaaaaattaatttataaaagacaGAAGATATGCAAGATAAAGAATTGGAGTCTAGGCTAAAGTCCATGCACTGTTTATTGGAAAGGCCAAAACTCAAATGCTTGTTATGTGGATACCTCCTTTGAGGAGACAAATTCCTCAGCCATAGGCATTTCTGCCAAGATTGCCAGGTCTTCAACCAAATGATTACTCCCACCACCCTCAAGCTACAAATGTGTGAATGAGAGTGGACACCTGACCTAAGAGCAGGCGATCTGTAGGGTAGTAGAGACCTGGCAAGAAACAACTTGGCAAGAAAAGATGACCTGGGTCAAGCACATTCTCATTCTTGTGAACCTAAATTTGAAAATACGGAGCCAGATAAAAGTGGGAGAAGAATGTAAAAGGATGCCATGAAGCAGAAGTGGAGAGCTATGGTAAGTTGAAGACTTCACAATAGACTTGTAAGGAAACAGAGATGATGCATGGTCAGAGGAGGCCAGTTAGTAgaatggcagtcagagaagacgTGTAAAGGGAAGTGAAGATGCTGTGAGAGAAGCCATGTAGCTCATGGCAGAGATGAAGGGAGCAGCTCTTCCCTCAAGCTTCCTCTGTACCCGATAGCTTTCCGTTTCCAGTTCACATAGAGCTTTACCATAAACTCACTTTTTCTTGAGGCACCAAGAAGGCATCTCTGTTGTTTGCCATCTAAAGTATAAAATTATAGCACTATTTTTCAGTAACTAAAAGGAAACCATAGGATGTTATTGAAGACCTATGGTTCCTTATAAACATACAGGGAGAGCCTTTGTTGCCAAAATGTCTACAAGAAAACGATGTTAATttcatgagagaaaaagagaacatttcTCCCTTAACAAACAACTTTGGTTTTCAAAACGGAAGCAAGAATTTGGAGACTGAGAGACAAGGTTTGACAGCATGTGTCAGCAAGAATATCAATTTCAGATAACTGCAGAAAATTGATTTGCCTCTCATAAATATTCCTATGCTCATATGCCTAGAAAATTATTTGCTctagaatatttattaataacattCTATAGCAATGCCTTAAAACATCACAGTCTTTATTAACATCATCTATTCTTACTATCTTATGACACttatggaaagaaaatataatgcCATCCACATCTAACAATGCAGTCTGCTCATTTGGCAGCTACAGTATTACCCTTGTTAGATAAGGGCAATCCAGTTGCCTCAGCTCATTCTTTTGCTTTCTAGCCACTAAAATCTAGACAGGAAGCTTGCTTTCTCCTGAACAGTTTTAAGTCCATGAGGTGCTTGCATGTGTTTGCTCACCATGAACATTTCTATGCGGAGCTCCATCTCCATCCTTATATAGCGAGCTGTTCTAGGTTCTTCTTTGAGGACAAAAGTCCTCAGCTGCATATGTGAGTTCTTTTAGTAGTTGGGACTCTGTTCCCTGTGTTGTCTTATGGCACTAAGGAATTGGGGCCAATTTTTATAAAGTCAGAGGGCTCTATCCTTTCTTTCTCAATCTACAGATCATCAAACGAGCCTCACAGTTTTACCCCTACCTATAAGCTGATGACTCCCAAACTTGAATCTCCACTCCAGACCTCTCTTCAAATCCAAACCAACATATCTATCTTCCTACTAGACACCTCTATACAGATGTACAAGAGGTAAACTGAAGTTTAGTATGCCCCAACTGAATTCACCATCTTGCTCAGACTCATATTCCCCACAAATAACACATCAACAAGAAAACACTATTTTGAATTTGGTATCTCAGGTAAAGGTTTCACCCAGCTAAtctcctctccctcactcccttctcCCTGTTTCAAGTCATTTTCCAATCCTGTCAATTTTACTtcctaaattttcatttttgcctTCTTGAGGCAAACATGGAATGAATAGCAACCTGATGAAATcatcaaagaaaagaataaggaaatagaagaaacaataaTGTAAAATAAGGTTCTACAGAGTCTATAGTGAGAtccttattttcattctttatatcTGTAGTtagcgtcttttttttttttttcttggtcagcgTGGTTAGGGTTATTcaactttattatcttttaacagattcagcttttggtttcatcgattttctcattgtttttctgtttacagATTCATTGATTGCTgctcttcattatttctttccatctactttgctttgggcttaatttgctcatttttctagtttcataaGATGGACCCTTAAGCCATTAATTTAAGActgtcttcttttctaatacaaacatttcatgctataaatttccctctaagcattgcTTTAGATACATTCCACACATTTTAATATcatattttttcactttcattaaataaatatttagggctttgtgggccatatggtctgtgttgcaactactcagttctgacactgtagcctgaaagcagccatagataatatgtaaatgaatggcataaaatgttatttttgtgcaatttataatttgtatttgaaAGCTGGATATTGTGTGTAGCACAATAGAGACTGGGATAAATAGTATTTGTGTCCAGAAATGGATATACATCTTCATTTGCCAGGGCTTTAGTGAAGGAGGTTAAGTCAGCTCAATCAGTAGCTGAGCTAGATTTGGCTTTTGTTGTTGCTAGGCTTACCTTCAGCGTACCATCAGCTTTAAATTCCTTTGGCATTATCTTGTGCTTTGGAGCGGGGGGAGAGGGGGgctggttttcttaatttctgcgCCATCCTCAGCTTTAGGCATTCTCTTTGCACCTGTACCTCACAGAATGTCTCTCTGTAACCTTGCTCCTCTCCAACGGTACACTGTTGTTGCTTGTTATTCAGTGCTCAGTAAtctggtgggtgtgtgtgtggagggggtgtTCCTCTGTTGTCCAGGTCCAggctcaatctttttttttcaataaatttagttatttattttagttttggctgcgttgggtctttgctgcgcgtgggctttctttaacTGAATTTATCTTTAGAATTTATAATTTAAGAATTTATCTTTACttggttttcagaagtttgacgACAGTTGCCAGACGTGGCTTTGTGTTTATTCTGGGGTTggttgagcttcttgaatctggagcctgattccttcatcAATTTTGGAAATTTCTTGACCATCacctctttaaatatttcctgattCTTCATAGTTCTCATAATGTTTTACTCTGTGCTGGATGTCATGTATAAGAAAACCATAGAAACTAAAATCGATGTTATTTTCAACAGAAGACAGCTTGCTCTTTCCTATGTTACGCAGGTAGGATATGGGGCAGGTCACCTCGATCCAGTCAGGAGCTGAGCGCGGCTGGCATTCAGCGGCACCTTCAGTTAGACATAGTCTTCCTCTAGTTACAAGTTTCAAGGACAAGACCTGTGATGTGTTTGTGGTTGAGCCTTCATTTTAGTGGGACTTTCTCCCCTAAGCACCTGCTCCCAAGTGAGACTGTGGGATATTTCTGTGGGCTCTTTCTAGCCCAGTCCTCTAGCCCACCATGCCCCCTAATCACTCAGCAGACATCCCACAAGGAAAACCAGTCACACTTCAGGGGTATTTACAGATTCTAGTTGGTCACACTGGCCTACATGTCAGTTGCTCCTTCCCCTAGGAGGGTCTCGCTGCTGATGCTACCCTAATCTTCAGCCTTGGCCTAGACTTGACAAATGCTCCCAGAGAAGTACACAGTTGGCCATCTCAGCTCATCTAGGAAGGGCTCCCCTGTCTCTGTAATTTTAGTTATTTGCTTCTatttaaaaaaggtttttaaaaatttatgtatttttttaaactgtttcagTGGAAGTAATGGCTCTCTGCCATCTGCTATATCCTATCTGGTAGCAGAACTCAGAAATGTTAGTGGCTACCAGAAAAATGTTAAGTTCCTCAGTCTGACAACCAAGACTTCACAATCTGATCTCAACCTACATTTTTGGAACTATACACCAATCTCTCAGATCCTGAAATTCTCTGGTTCCCACCACGTTCACCGAACAGCCCTCTTATTTTTCtggctttatgatttttttgctCATCTCATCCTAGCTTTTAGGATATCCCTCCTCTTTCTATATATCAATACTTACTAGTCTGTGATGCATTCCCAGACTAGCCTGGAGTGATATCTTGCTTAGTCTAAGTGTTTGAAGCCCTAATTGTTCCATTAATTTTCTAGTGAATTATTCGCCCCTTCTTGTGAtatctcatatttttatttctcggATGACTATTTAATTCTTCAGGCTATTATTGCTCTTTTTTCTCATCTCAACTGTAAAGTTTCTAAATGTCAACAACCATGCTCAATTCAGATCTCTATTCCTTATAGTGCCCTGCACACAGAAGAGTAATCCCTAAAAAGTATCAAATCAAATACTGACCTATTTTCATTATCTACATTTTAATCTGAATGAATTTCTAAAGCAAGGCTGCTAGGGGTAGGTATGTTTCTGTCTAAGAGCCACCAGTTTCACAGAACCACATCTCCAGAATCTAGATGTCACCCTTCTCACCATCTTGTAGagtttttcgtttttgtttttaatcatatcCCATTTCTGCCTTCGCTCTGTTCTCTCATTCTTTGGTGACAGTGACAGTCTCTTCCCATTGTGACTTCTCTTCAGCTACAGACCTGTCCTTCAGTAGGTATCTACAAAACCTGCAGTACAATCATCACGCAGAATGACGAATTATTCCCTTGGCCCTTAGTATTTGTTGTCTCATGCCTGATAACCTGGAAATACAAGGATCACTTTTCCTCACTAGGGAAGATGAGGAGAGAGAAGGCCAGAAGGAACCCAGGAATCCTCAACATTGGATTACGGGAGTGGAAGTACAGGCATCTATAGGAAACCCAGGTAATGAGAAGCCAGAACTAGggttggtgtgtatgtgtgtatgtgtcataCGTAAATAGTCACAGCATCAAGGAATATCAatattgttgtatttttaaatagactttgtggggcaaaaaagaaaagaaaatcttactACGGTTGTTTAAAAGACCTAGTACAGACATTTCACCAATTATCTTTTATGTCAAATTATTACACAATACACTATCTCCTCTGCATACCAATAAACATATATCTTAGCAATTACTATATGCTATATTAGATTATAACAATATATTTGTTCACCACATGCATTGTCTTAAAAATGTGTCCTTTGTATAGATCTCCCTCCTGGGCTGACATATAGATCACAGCATACTGATACCATATACTTTAGTTACCCATTAAACTGGTAAgtgacatttaaagaaaaagtatgtatTCAGTTATTACCGGTTTAAAGTATAAATCATTACTTTTATTGTGGATGGCATCACTCGTACAAAAGGGCTTTATATTAGGACATACCCATTCAGTTATATCACATAACTAGTGAAAAGGCTTTAAGCCTAAATATGCAATTACattattaacaaaaaaaatacagaaaaaatatgaacaagatagcctattgtttaaaaataaaggaccCTACTCCCTGCCAAAAAGCAACAGACTACTATATAATCAGATTGATTTTTGGAAAGAAACTGGCCGTACGTTGTACAGTCCTTACTCTTCCAAGTCAGTTGCCAGGAGGCAGAAGGTATTCCATGCTGGAAGTCTCGGAGGAGCAGGTTGCCTATGTGGTGCTCCAACACTGTCTCACTGGGTGGACAAGCCTATTGTATTCTGAGGTTCAGTATCAGGGACCATCTGCTAACAGATTCAAGCTTCATCCTCTATTCCAGCCTTTATCAGTATAAAGGGAGTATTTTGGTTCTCTACCTGCTAACTCTTTTGCTTTATCGGTTGGTTCAGAACTTGAATGGAGAAGAGGGTTGCTCTTTATTTGACTTTCTCAAAGGCTCCAGTATGCTCAGTAAAGTTTCAACTCATTCTGGGATGGAAGGAAAGGAACGGTGCCGACTACATGTAGCATAATGTGACAAATATGACATAATGCTTGTTCAATGGTATCCTTTGTTTTCATGGTTTGAGATAGAGAAAACTAATTAAGTGGCTGAATTTGGACAGGAATCCAGGTCTCTTAACTCTCCATCAAGCAAATAGTCTGTTTTTTTCTCACTATACAATACTATTTAGACAACAGAGAAAAAAGTTTTTCCTAAGCCACGGAGACTTAAGTTTGGCAATGCACCAAAATCATGATTTGATGTTAGATCTCAAAGCTGGAAGTAAGTTTTTGCTTTATGGctctttaatttttgaaatggCAAGTTACCTTTATAGGCTGGGACAGTATCCAACTTCCCTTTTTTAACTTGTCTCTCCAAAGGCCGAGCTATTGCCACACGCTGCACTCTACAAGAATTAAGATGCCATTTGTAGGTAGTACCAAGATCAATCTCCCCCTGCTTTGGTTTATATTCTTCTGGTGCATGGCGAGGCTGTTTGACTATTTCATAAGGACGAGAATCCGAcctgaaatatataaatttgaaaCATAGCTTCacagattcttttatttctaagtatttcaaTGCAGTATTAAAattttccagacttttttttactttaaaagtctaagaagatattaaaatggTGATGGTTGATAAGCTACCTGAAAGAGATTATTGAATTCCTTTATGTCCTATCCAGTGActacatataagaaaaataaatgtcaaaaatccTAGTtttcaaaacagctttacaatGGATCCTCAGTTAATTGGATCTTAcataaataaaatcttcaaataaTTGAATTTTTTCCTAACCTGGAAGGAAATCTTAGGTTAAAGATTTAATGAATCTGAAAACAATTTTAACTATATCACCTGGGTCCATTTTGTCAAAATCCTTATTCATCCTATTAAAGACTCTAATAAACTATTTGGGCATGCTCTCTTCTTGAAGTCATGCTGTCTTTCTGCTCATCATTAAGTaatcaattaaagaaataatttatgtctAAACTCTGGCCTTTAGACATAAATCATGTTCATAGTGTTGATGTGGGTCTTATCCATCTTCAGATCCCCAGAAGCCCTTGCCAGGGATAGGAGTCATATGGTACCCTAGCCACCCTGGGCATTATATAACATTATGTGGCAGAGGTAGTACTGCAGACACTGAGGTTGTCTGGTGGGGTGGTGAGACCACAGACTCAGACTGATCAGACtacctgggtccaaatcctggctctgtcattcACCAGATTTATGATGTGGGGTAACTTACCCTGTCTATGCTCCAGTTTCCTTAGATATAAAATAGGACAATAATAccatctacctcatagggttgtttgaAGGACTGACACATGCATGTATGTAGAGCATACACATGAGTGTTTAGTACACAGTAAGGATGATATGTTAGCTCTACAAATTACTAAAAGTCAtcaaaattgctttttttctttgggaCATTATGGACTGTTTCACTcattgtatcatttatttaaacCAACTTATATTAATCAATATTTTCTGTATATGTCCATAAGCTCCAAAAACCAAAACTCACTGAATCCCTTCTCTAGTCACGATATAACCTCTTAGACTTGTTAACTCCATTTCCTCACCCCCATCAACCCACTTCAACCTGGTTTCCAGCACTGTCACTTCTCTAACACAGCTTGAAGGTGCACCATGACTTCTATGTGATTAAATCCACCAGACCTTTTTAGTCCTCatcttacttaacctctcaagTCCTAATTGACATTATTGCCCACTCCCTCTATTTCTGAGAaattctctctccctgccttcctcATTATTTCTTCTTGGTCTCCTACGCAGCTTCGCCCTCCTATAGTCAGTCATGAAGTTGGGCAGTTCCTCGACACTGGGGCTAcccactctcctcttctcacccAACGTTCCCTCTTGAGGACAACGCCTCTACTCCCACAGCTGCAATTACTAACTATATGGAAACACCTCTCACACGTACATCTCCACTCAGACCTCCTCTCTTAGCTCCGTACCAGTTTTTACAGTGGCCTGTTCGATATTCAATGGTACCTCAAAACTTAGTATACCCCTAATCAAACTATTTTACCCCAACAAATCTGGGCCTATTGGCTTGTTCCCTATTTTACTGACTGGCATCACCATCTCTTCAGCTGTACTCAGAAACCTAGGACTAACCCTTCATGCCTCACCTCCCTcctatattttgttcatcatcaACTCCTGTCAATTTTGCCTCTTAAATATCTCTTTAATccgcttttctctctctcatcaccATTCCAAGCTTTCATAATAGCTCATTCAAATCAATTCAA
The genomic region above belongs to Phocoena phocoena chromosome 2, mPhoPho1.1, whole genome shotgun sequence and contains:
- the SAXO2 gene encoding LOW QUALITY PROTEIN: stabilizer of axonemal microtubules 2 (The sequence of the model RefSeq protein was modified relative to this genomic sequence to represent the inferred CDS: inserted 2 bases in 1 codon; deleted 3 bases in 3 codons; substituted 1 base at 1 genomic stop codon), translating into MYDSVLPPQSLKPKEEFPAYLCKMEGITTFKSDSRPYEIVKQPRHAPEEYKPKQGEIDLGTTYKWHLNSCRVQRVAIARPLERQVKKGKLDTVPAYKDDYRAWDIQKSELYKQEQNYYPPTVKFGNXTFQDDCVPCEIKPRQSFKPSPAVKRSTVPFNGDTSHHLDYVPHQLEFKFARPKEVYKPPTNQPFEDLTTHXYDFQGLVGENANICRPPYTRVSQNAQFERSTEFRDSFQLWEIPPPEVKKVKEYVPPAGIVQLHSTSHIDYVPYEARCVVPPIRPASRRKNNSFPSQGESTTKEDFPARESCCQRFINIKQEQQSPNLSGKFDGLSTFRSHYVPHELIPTESCKPVNVPFKSSIPFDDVTVYSPKCAPKKQEICPASYPSPPGYTFEHTNSQGHKFFHTIAPTAEGLLIIKSYLKGS